Part of the Candidatus Woesearchaeota archaeon genome, GAGTTATTTGAAGTTGAATCTTCTGTTATTTTTATGGCCTTTTGTAATGATTCTGGCAGTCTTTCTTTTTGTCCGATTATTTTTACTTTTACTCCGTCTTTATTATATTTTTCCAAATTATCAACTAAGCATTTCTCCAATAATTTCATTAAATAATTTACCTCTTCTTCTGTTCTTGACCAGTTCTCTGTTGAAAAACCAAAAGCGGTAAGCGCTTTCACTCCCCTATTTTTACACCACTCGGAAAAATCAATAAGATTTTTATAACCTTGCATGTGGCCTTCTAAAGAGGCTATCCCCTTTTGTTTTGCCCAACGTCTGTTGCCGTCAGGAAACAAAACTATATGTTGCGGTATGTTTTTCATAAGTTATTGAGATTGGTTGTTTTTGTTGGTATTTTGCCATTATAAATCCACAGGCAAAAGAAAATAAAATTAATAAAGCAATAATAATAAATAGTATTATATCATTAAAGTGGGCTTTGACAAGATTGGATATTTTTGCTATTATGACTGATATTAAATTCATTAATTAGATTTTAAAAATATGTCAAAAACTAAACAAGGTGGTTCGTCTAGATTAGGCAGGGATTCGGCGGCCCAAAGACTTGGTATTAAGGTGGATGATGGAGGAAAGGTAAAAGTGGGAATGATTATTATCAGGCAAAGAGGCACAAAATATCTCCTTGGTAAAAATGTGAAAAGAGGCTCAGACGACACTATTTATGCACTCCGCAACGGCGTTGTTCGTTTTAGTACAAAGTTAAAAAAACTTTTTAACAGGTCTCAGAGGTTAGCAAAAGTTGTAAGTGTTGACCCTATTTCTTGATTGCCACTCTTATAAATTCCTTGAAAAGAGGATGAGGTTTTAGCGGTCTTGATTTAAATTCTGGATGGAATTGGCTAGCTACGAAAAATGGATGATTTGGAATTTCAATAATTTCCGCCAAATCTTTTTCCGGATTTACTCCGGCTATTATCATGCCGTTTTTTTCCAGGATATTTCTATATTCATTATTTAATTCATAACGATGGCGATGGCGCTCTGATATATTGGGCTTGTCGTAGACCTTATAGCTTAAAGTACCTGGTTTTAATTTGCAGTTATAAGACCCTAGTCTCATTGTACCTCCATATCTCTTTTCTTTTAGGAGAACTTTTTGTTCTGGCATAACATCAATTACAATATTTTTTGAAGATTGTTTAAATTCTGCTGAAGTGGCATCTTTTAATCCGCAGACGTTTCTTGCAAATTCTATCACTGCCAACTGCATTCCCAAACATAATCCCAGAAACGGGATTTTATTTTTTCTGCAATACTCAATAACTTTTATCTTTCCTTCTATTCCCCTATTTCCGAATCCTCCCGGAACAATTATGCCGTCAAATTTTTTGAGCATTGAAAGTGTTTTAGGATTTTTTTCAAAGTTTTCTGATGATATCCATGTAATTTTTGCTTTTCTATGAAAAGAAAAGGCAGCGTGTTTTATTGCTTCAATCACGGAGATATAAGAATCTGTTAAAGTAAAGTTTCCTGATTCAAAATATTTACCGACTATTCCAATTTCAACTAGCAAAGGAGAATTTTGTATCATTTTAACTAATTTACCCCATTCTTTTAAATCAGATGGTCTGGCCCTTAAATTAAATTTTTTCAATATTCTGTTCCCCATATTTTCTTTTTCAAAATTAATCGGCACTTCATATATGGATTTTACATCTGGGGCGGAAATAATATCTTGAATCTCAACATTACAAAAATTAGAAAGTTTTCTTTTCCTGAGTTCGTCCAAAGGAGTTGTAGACCTGGCTAAAATCATGTCGGGTTGAATACCAGCTGAATTTAGCGTTCTAACAGCATATTGTGTTGGCTTTGTCTTCATTTCGCCCATTATTTCAGGAATTGGCATATAGCTTACCAAAATAAAAAGCACATCTTTTGGATTGCTTATTTTTAACATTCTGGCGGCTTCCAAAAACAGCATATTTTGATATTCGCCTACTGTTCCTCCGATTTCAATTAATATGAAGTCGGCTTTAACTTTTTTGCCTGCTCTATTTATTGTTGCTATTACTTCATTGGGAATATCTGGCACTACTTCAACGCATTTCCCTCCATATTCTAAGTTCCTTTCTTTGTTGATTACAGATTGATAAACTCTGCCTGTTGTAAGATAGTTATCGGTGTATATATTTTCATCTAAAAACCTTTCATAGTTGCCAACATCCTGGTCGCACTCTACGCCATCATCAGTTACAAAAACTTCTCCATGTTCAATAGGATTCATTGTGCCAGCATCAACGTTGATATAAGGGTCAATTTTTATTGCTGTAACCTTAAATCCTTTGCTTTTTAAAATTCTTCCTATAGAGGCCGTTGCTATGCCCTTGCCTATGCCAGACATTACGCCTCCTGCTACGAAAATATATCGTGCCATAATAATTACCTTAAATTACGAAACGCAAGTTTTGGCTCTTTATTTTAGATTTTTTCTTCTACAATTATTACTCTTATTTCAACTTCTAAGTTGTGGTCTAGATTAATTTTTATAGGAAATTCTCCCAATGCTTTAATTGGTTGCTCTAACATTATTTTCGATTTTTTAACATCAAAACCCATCTCTTTTAGCTTTTCGGCTATTTTTTGACTATTAATCGCTTCAAAAAGCTGGCCTTCGTTGCCAACCTTTATTGGAATATTTAATTCCAGGCCATCAAGAGTAGAAGCCATCTCTTGCGCTTTTTTTAAGTCTTCTTCTATCTCTTTTGTAATAATTACTTTTTGCGTTTCAAGCCATTTTATGGCTTGTTTTGTAGCAGTTTTTACCAATCCCTGCGGTATTAAAAAATTCCTAGCATAGCCGTCTTTAACTTCTTTTATTTCATATTTTTTCCCAAGATCTTGAACGTCTTTTAGGAGAATTACTTTCATAATATTATTGGACGATTGCTTAATAATTATTTTATCAGAGTTAATACTACTTTAAATTCTTAATTATTTCAAGCGCTTTATCTAATTGTGGGTCCTTATTGTCCTCAAAATCTTTATCTGTTAATTCTATTTTTATATCAGGAGTTAATCCCACCTCTGATATTGAATTTCCGTTTGGAGTAAGCCACTTTGCAACAGTTATTTTAATCATAGAGCCGTCTCTTAACTCCAACACTTGCTGGACGGATCCTTTTCCAAAAGATTTTTCGCCTATTAACTTAATTTTTCTGTTGTCTCTTAATGCTCCAGATAATATTTCAGATGCAGATGCTGAACCTTGGTTTATTAAAACAACTATAGGATATTCAGAAAAATTGGCATTACCGTCAGTTTTATAATATTTTTTATCTTTGTTTTCCCCAAAATTTTCTATTGTTACAACCTGGTCTTTCTTTAAGAACCAACCCGATATATCCCTGGCAACTTCAAGATAACCGCCGGGATTGTTTCTTAAGTCCAAAACTATCCTTTTGGCTGGACTCTTTAAAATTTCTAATGCGATTTTGTTAAAATTAGATGACAGTGATCCGTCAAATAAATGTATGCGAACATAGGCAATATCTCCATCTTTGAGCTTCCAATCTGAAGAGGGAATATTAATTGTATCTCTAATAATTTTAATATCTTTTGTGTCTTTCCAATCATCTCTAAAGATTGTTAAAGTTACTTCTGTTCCTTTTGTGCCCCTAATTAAATCCACTGCCTCATCTATGTCCATATCAGAAGTGCTTTTACCATTTATACTTATTATTACATCGCCTGCCCTTAGACCGGCTTTTTTCCCAGGAGTATTTTCCATAGGGGCGATTATTGTTAATTGATTCTTTTTTAATCCAATTTCTACGCCAATTCCATCAAAAGAACCAGATAGGTCTTGCTCAAATTTCTTGGCTTCAGTGGGATTAAAAAAATTAGTATACGGATCTCCCAGAGAATTTGTCATCCCAGATATTGCCCCATAAATTATTTTTTGCGTATCTAATTTTGTTGAGTCAACAAAATTTTCTTGAAGTTTATAATAAGCATCCCAAAAAAGAGAAAGATCAATATTTGTGGGAGCGCAAATTGGACAAACTACTTGTTTTTGGCCAATGTAAAAACCCACTCCAAAAACAAGTAAAAAAGCCACTATAAGCCCTAAAAATAAAAATATTTTCCGTTTGTTAAAAGATATCATATTAATTAATTTTACAAACAGCTGGATTCTGAATTTGTTTTGACACCATATAAACTGATATAGATAGCAGAGTTATTCCAATAATACCAAATTCTCCTCCCCGAAGAGGTAAAAAAGAGAGTACCCAAGATGCGCCTAACAACGAAAGAATACTGGTAATAATTATCGATCCGCAAGAAGCGCATCCTATGCCAAGAATACCACTTATAGCACCAAAAAATCCTGAAGTGATTCCATTCTGTTTAGTTTCGGTAATTCTTTGTCTTAAATAATAAACAATCATAGAGATATTAATTCCAAATAATACGGCGATAGCAATCGTATACGAAGCAGAAAGCAGAGTAAAATTAGTGGTAATTGATCCCAAAAGACTAATTGGCAAATTAATCTTTTGCGAAAGTGATATGCCCGAATGACTCATAATGCTTATGATTAAACGGATATTTGGTAACCATACGGCAAATACAAACACTATAAAGCTCGTGGCAAGTGCCAAGAGTGCGTATGTTGGTTTTTGAAATACTTTTTTTAAGGCTCCAAACACCATATTATTGTCCCTGCAGAGCCAAATCGATAATTTGCTTGAAAGCAGAATATGGCTGTGCCCCAGAAATAAGATTCTTGCCTATAATGGAACCAGGAGTCCCATTAATGCCGAAGGTTCCTCCTTCAGTTTTGTCATTATCTATCGCCTTTTGATATTCAGATTGTTTTGAATTCATTAAGTTTGCAACTTTATCTCCATTACCAGCTCCGAGTATGGTTTTGGTGAGAGCAATAATATCATCTTTGCTTCCCCATCCTGAATTTTCATTATCTTGTTTGTCATATATTGCCATGCGCCAGTCAAAATATTTATTGGGAGCAACTTCCCAGACTGCTCTTCCTGCGATACCGGCTGTTTGCGAGTCGTTACCTAAAAATTGAAAGTCCTTAAATACTATTTTTACTTTGTCTGGATAATCCTTAACAATCTGATCTATAACAGTTGTCTCTAACTGTTTACAGAATGGACACTGAAAGTCTTCCCAAGTTGCCAATACTACTGGCGCGTTTGCATTACCCACGAAAGGAATGCCAGATGTTTTAACTTTACTAATATCAACGTCAGCGCTTGGTTGCTGTATAGGTTGATTTATTTCTTGACCCTGGTTATTATTTGTTGCGACAGGAGATGCCGAATTTTTACCTGAAAAATAAATTGCTCCTCCGATAATAAGACCTGCAATAATGATTGAAAAAGGAATTATTAATTTGTTGATTTTTTCTGACATATTTTTATTTGTTAGATATTAATTATATTATAATAGCATTCTATCAAATTGGCATTGGCTCGTCAATTGCCGTTATTTGTTTCTTTAATTTTCTTAAGCATTGCTGGTAATTTTTTAAAATTTTTTTGAAATTCTTTCATCATAGCTGGGGCGCGAAGAGCTGCCGCAGGGTGGAACATTGGCGCCACAAACCAATCAGCTACTTTAAAAAGTTTCCCCTGGTCACGCGTTATTTTAGCATTCGGCAAAAAATAGTTCATTGAGAAACGGCCAAGCGGAACAATTACTTTGGGATTTATTATTTTAATTTGACTAGTGAGATATGGCTTATATTTTTCTATTTCTTTTGGCAATGGGTCTCTGTTTTCTGGCGGTCTGCGTTTTACTATATTTGTAATATAAACATTTTCCTCTTTCCAGCCAAGTTCGCATATTAATCTGCGTAAAAGTTGGCCGGATCTGCCAACAAATGGTCTTTTTTGTTCATCTTCAGTTGCTCCCGGAGCTTCGCCAATAAAAATCACTTCACTGTCAGAACTCCCCTCGCCGAATACCAAATTTGATTTAAGTGGAAGATTTTTATCGTTTTCAATTTCTTGTTTAAGTTTTTCTAAAGCAGAAATTTTATCCATTCTTTCTTATATAAATAAATTTATTATTCTGTTGTTGTGCCGTCAAATTCTGGACCATTTGTTATGGCTTCTTCTCTGGTAGCACGTACAATGCCGTCTTTATGATGTGGCGGAGCATAAATAGTATAAAGCTTAAGAGGTTCGCTATCTGAAATATTAACAACATTATGCGTTGTTCCAGCTGGCACAATCACGCTGTCGCCATCAGAGACATCATATTCAGTTTCATTGATAATGACTTTCCCTTTCCCTTTTTCAAAACGAAAAAATTGATCTCCATCGTCATGAATTTCAGAGCCAATCTCCTCTCCAGGATTAAGTGACATTAATACTAATTGGCAGTGTTCGGCCGTATAAAGCACCTTACGAAAATTATCATTTTCCACCGTGAGCTTTTCAATATTATCTTTATACCCTTTTTTCATAATTTTTTATATACATCTTTTGATGCATTTATAATGACCTGTCAATTAGATTGACTCAATGGTGATAGTATTTATATTTGTTTCCTTGGAAAAATTAAAATTTACATCATAAACACATACTATTACATCGCCATTTTTGAGAAAATTTTTAACTAAATCAATAGATAATATTAAGTCTTTGATGTTTTTAGCCGATTTCTTTTTTGTAACAAAAGGAATTACTCCTCGTACTAAAGATAATTGACAAGCTATTTTTGGGTTAGTAGTTATAGCCACTATATTATTTTTCGGCCTAAAAAAAGAAATTGTTCTAGCTGATTCTCCTGAAATTGTTTTTACAAAGATAGCCTTTGCATTAACTTCCGATGCAATATCTGCGGCCGACTTTGAAATTGATAAAAATCTGGAAGAGCCGTAGTTATTTGAATTCTCAGTATAATTTTGAATTATTTCAGTTGATTCTAAAACTTTTCTCATCATTTCAACCGCTTCTAATGGATTTTTACCGGAAGCAGTTTCTCCAGAAAGCATTACTGCATCAGCAGAGTCATATACGGCATTAGCCACATCAGAAACTTCTGCCCTGGTAGGTATCGGATTTCTTATCATTGAATCAAGCATTTGCGTTGCTACAATTACGGGTTTCATTTTATTTCTCACTCTTTCTACGATTTCTTTTTGTCTTACGGGAAGCTCCCAAAGAGGAGTTTCAATTCCCAAATCCCCCCTGGCTATCATTATAGCGTCGGCTTCATCGATTATCTGGTCTATATTCAAAAGGGCTTCCGGCCTCTCAATTTTGGCTATTATTTTAACCTCAGTATTTTTTAAAAATTTCCTAGCTTCTTTTACGTCATTTGCATCACGCAAAAAAGAAATGGCCACATAATCTACTCCTGATTTTACTGCAAAAATTATATCAGATTTATCTTTTTGAGAAAGAACGGAACCTTTAATATAAAGCGAAGGAACATTTATTCCTTTATTTGAAAAAAGCACTCCACCTTTTATTACGACAGCGCTAAATATGGATTTATTTTTATTTGTTATTTTAATTTTTATTGTTCCGTCATCAAAAAAAACTACATTGCCCTCGCTTGTGCTATCCATAAAAGTTTTTGAGGGAATAGGAATGGTATTATTTACAAAATATTTTGTAGAGGAATCCAATAATATTTTTTGTCCGTCATTTAGCACCAAACCTTCTTTTGGTAAAATACCAACTCTTATTTTAGGACCTTGTATGTCGGCAATTATTGCTATGTGTTTTACTAGTTTTTTTTCTATTTTTCTTATGGATTTTATTATTTTTCCATGACTTTTATGGTCATTATGAGAAAAGTTAAGACGGATGCAATCAACACCGGCCAGTATCATTTTTTCTAATATATCTTCCCTTTCAGATGAAGGGCCTACTGTAGCTATAATTTTGGTTTTCTTTTTAAAAAACATATTTTATTTAATTAATTTTTATTGGTGTGCCTCTTAAAGGAGGCTCGCACCTATTTTAGCAAAAATGGAGGCACTTTACCTAGTCACGCGGGTAGTCAGTCGCTCCTTGCCCGAATGACTAGGGAGAATTGCTAAAAGCCCTATTAAACATTGCCTTTTGCAGAGCACCGCCTCGCAAAATCAAAAGCCGACTTCACTCCGCTCCTCGCAAAGCCTCGTCGCTCCGTGAAATGTCGCGGGTTCGCGTTTGGTGGCTCGGCCTTCTCTCCTGTTCTGCTATTTCTTTT contains:
- the uppS gene encoding polyprenyl diphosphate synthase, producing the protein MKNIPQHIVLFPDGNRRWAKQKGIASLEGHMQGYKNLIDFSEWCKNRGVKALTAFGFSTENWSRTEEEVNYLMKLLEKCLVDNLEKYNKDGVKVKIIGQKERLPESLQKAIKITEDSTSNNSHLNLNLAISYGGKWDILQAVKKIIEDKIPTDRIDEKLFESYLSTNGLPAPDLIIRAGGEMRLSNFVLWQAAYSELYFSPKLWPDFTEQDLDLALEEFDKRARRFGK
- a CDS encoding 50S ribosomal protein L27, translating into MSKTKQGGSSRLGRDSAAQRLGIKVDDGGKVKVGMIIIRQRGTKYLLGKNVKRGSDDTIYALRNGVVRFSTKLKKLFNRSQRLAKVVSVDPIS
- a CDS encoding CTP synthase; translated protein: MARYIFVAGGVMSGIGKGIATASIGRILKSKGFKVTAIKIDPYINVDAGTMNPIEHGEVFVTDDGVECDQDVGNYERFLDENIYTDNYLTTGRVYQSVINKERNLEYGGKCVEVVPDIPNEVIATINRAGKKVKADFILIEIGGTVGEYQNMLFLEAARMLKISNPKDVLFILVSYMPIPEIMGEMKTKPTQYAVRTLNSAGIQPDMILARSTTPLDELRKRKLSNFCNVEIQDIISAPDVKSIYEVPINFEKENMGNRILKKFNLRARPSDLKEWGKLVKMIQNSPLLVEIGIVGKYFESGNFTLTDSYISVIEAIKHAAFSFHRKAKITWISSENFEKNPKTLSMLKKFDGIIVPGGFGNRGIEGKIKVIEYCRKNKIPFLGLCLGMQLAVIEFARNVCGLKDATSAEFKQSSKNIVIDVMPEQKVLLKEKRYGGTMRLGSYNCKLKPGTLSYKVYDKPNISERHRHRYELNNEYRNILEKNGMIIAGVNPEKDLAEIIEIPNHPFFVASQFHPEFKSRPLKPHPLFKEFIRVAIKK
- the rplI gene encoding 50S ribosomal protein L9; the protein is MKVILLKDVQDLGKKYEIKEVKDGYARNFLIPQGLVKTATKQAIKWLETQKVIITKEIEEDLKKAQEMASTLDGLELNIPIKVGNEGQLFEAINSQKIAEKLKEMGFDVKKSKIMLEQPIKALGEFPIKINLDHNLEVEIRVIIVEEKI
- a CDS encoding S41 family peptidase, translating into MISFNKRKIFLFLGLIVAFLLVFGVGFYIGQKQVVCPICAPTNIDLSLFWDAYYKLQENFVDSTKLDTQKIIYGAISGMTNSLGDPYTNFFNPTEAKKFEQDLSGSFDGIGVEIGLKKNQLTIIAPMENTPGKKAGLRAGDVIISINGKSTSDMDIDEAVDLIRGTKGTEVTLTIFRDDWKDTKDIKIIRDTINIPSSDWKLKDGDIAYVRIHLFDGSLSSNFNKIALEILKSPAKRIVLDLRNNPGGYLEVARDISGWFLKKDQVVTIENFGENKDKKYYKTDGNANFSEYPIVVLINQGSASASEILSGALRDNRKIKLIGEKSFGKGSVQQVLELRDGSMIKITVAKWLTPNGNSISEVGLTPDIKIELTDKDFEDNKDPQLDKALEIIKNLK
- a CDS encoding thioredoxin domain-containing protein; its protein translation is MSEKINKLIIPFSIIIAGLIIGGAIYFSGKNSASPVATNNNQGQEINQPIQQPSADVDISKVKTSGIPFVGNANAPVVLATWEDFQCPFCKQLETTVIDQIVKDYPDKVKIVFKDFQFLGNDSQTAGIAGRAVWEVAPNKYFDWRMAIYDKQDNENSGWGSKDDIIALTKTILGAGNGDKVANLMNSKQSEYQKAIDNDKTEGGTFGINGTPGSIIGKNLISGAQPYSAFKQIIDLALQGQ
- a CDS encoding uracil-DNA glycosylase — its product is MDKISALEKLKQEIENDKNLPLKSNLVFGEGSSDSEVIFIGEAPGATEDEQKRPFVGRSGQLLRRLICELGWKEENVYITNIVKRRPPENRDPLPKEIEKYKPYLTSQIKIINPKVIVPLGRFSMNYFLPNAKITRDQGKLFKVADWFVAPMFHPAAALRAPAMMKEFQKNFKKLPAMLKKIKETNNGN
- a CDS encoding cupin domain-containing protein; translation: MKKGYKDNIEKLTVENDNFRKVLYTAEHCQLVLMSLNPGEEIGSEIHDDGDQFFRFEKGKGKVIINETEYDVSDGDSVIVPAGTTHNVVNISDSEPLKLYTIYAPPHHKDGIVRATREEAITNGPEFDGTTTE
- the pyk gene encoding pyruvate kinase, with translation MFFKKKTKIIATVGPSSEREDILEKMILAGVDCIRLNFSHNDHKSHGKIIKSIRKIEKKLVKHIAIIADIQGPKIRVGILPKEGLVLNDGQKILLDSSTKYFVNNTIPIPSKTFMDSTSEGNVVFFDDGTIKIKITNKNKSIFSAVVIKGGVLFSNKGINVPSLYIKGSVLSQKDKSDIIFAVKSGVDYVAISFLRDANDVKEARKFLKNTEVKIIAKIERPEALLNIDQIIDEADAIMIARGDLGIETPLWELPVRQKEIVERVRNKMKPVIVATQMLDSMIRNPIPTRAEVSDVANAVYDSADAVMLSGETASGKNPLEAVEMMRKVLESTEIIQNYTENSNNYGSSRFLSISKSAADIASEVNAKAIFVKTISGESARTISFFRPKNNIVAITTNPKIACQLSLVRGVIPFVTKKKSAKNIKDLILSIDLVKNFLKNGDVIVCVYDVNFNFSKETNINTITIESI